A window from Bacteroidota bacterium encodes these proteins:
- a CDS encoding aldehyde dehydrogenase (NADP(+)) → MKQEQQIIGFDNSGDGDETFYSYNPIKQSNNEYQFHKATLEEVNLAAEKAAQAFQHYYKKSGAEKALFLETIAEEIMNTGDELVTICCSETGLPKSRIEGERGRTVNQLKMFAALVKEGSWVDARIETAIPGRAPVPKPDLRFMFIALGPVVVFGASNFPLAFSVAGGDTASALAAGCPVIVKAHSSHPATSAMVGKAIQTAARKTGMPDGVFSVLFGDGTKTGMQLVKHPQVKAVGFTGSYKGGKALYDAAVSRPVPIPVYAEMGSSNPVFILPQAMKERGAAIAAAYSGSVTLGVGQFCTNPGILFYPKNDGNDFRSTLKQEFEKTTGGVMLGPPIFNSYKQGVSEHLGISGVEQLAAGNSTTNNGENFATPVLLSANSETFSKSPLLSEEIFGPASIAVTTNSKNEMMDIAKNLSGHLTATVHGTDAELIEYKDLIDILEQKVGRLVINGFPTGVEVCSAMVHGGPFPSTSDSKTTSVGTAAIYRFIRPVCYQNMPQSLLPPELKDKNTLSIYRLINGERSNKDII, encoded by the coding sequence ATGAAACAAGAACAGCAAATTATCGGTTTTGATAATTCTGGTGACGGAGATGAAACCTTTTATTCTTATAACCCCATAAAACAAAGTAATAACGAATACCAATTTCATAAAGCAACTCTCGAAGAAGTTAACCTGGCAGCTGAAAAAGCAGCACAGGCTTTTCAGCATTACTATAAAAAAAGCGGTGCCGAAAAGGCATTGTTCTTAGAAACAATTGCTGAAGAAATTATGAATACCGGTGATGAGCTGGTTACTATTTGCTGCAGCGAAACAGGTTTACCAAAATCGAGAATTGAAGGTGAAAGAGGCAGAACAGTTAACCAGTTAAAAATGTTTGCTGCATTGGTAAAAGAAGGTTCCTGGGTAGATGCAAGGATCGAAACGGCTATACCCGGCCGAGCACCCGTACCAAAGCCTGATCTGCGGTTTATGTTTATAGCCCTTGGCCCGGTAGTAGTTTTTGGCGCCAGCAATTTTCCATTGGCATTTTCAGTTGCCGGTGGTGATACGGCTTCTGCACTTGCTGCTGGGTGCCCGGTAATTGTAAAAGCACATAGCTCACATCCGGCCACATCTGCGATGGTGGGTAAAGCGATACAAACGGCAGCCCGCAAAACCGGTATGCCCGACGGTGTTTTTTCAGTATTGTTTGGTGATGGTACCAAAACAGGAATGCAACTGGTAAAACATCCGCAGGTAAAAGCAGTTGGATTTACCGGCTCATATAAAGGTGGTAAAGCATTATATGATGCTGCTGTAAGCAGACCGGTGCCCATACCTGTTTATGCAGAAATGGGAAGCAGTAATCCTGTTTTTATTTTACCACAAGCCATGAAAGAAAGAGGTGCAGCCATTGCTGCAGCTTATTCCGGATCGGTAACATTAGGCGTAGGTCAATTTTGTACAAATCCGGGAATACTTTTTTATCCAAAGAATGATGGCAATGATTTTAGATCCACATTAAAGCAGGAGTTCGAAAAAACAACCGGAGGAGTAATGCTGGGCCCGCCAATTTTCAATTCATATAAACAAGGAGTTAGCGAGCACCTTGGTATTTCCGGTGTGGAGCAGTTAGCAGCCGGCAATAGTACCACGAACAATGGTGAAAATTTTGCAACTCCTGTACTGTTGTCTGCAAACAGTGAAACATTCAGCAAGAGTCCGCTATTAAGTGAAGAAATTTTTGGTCCTGCAAGTATTGCGGTTACCACTAATTCGAAAAACGAAATGATGGATATTGCAAAAAATCTTTCCGGCCATCTTACCGCAACCGTTCATGGTACAGATGCGGAGCTTATTGAATACAAAGATCTGATAGATATTCTTGAACAAAAAGTAGGCAGACTTGTTATTAATGGATTTCCCACCGGTGTGGAAGTATGCAGTGCAATGGTACATGGCGGTCCTTTTCCCTCTACTTCTGACAGTAAAACAACCTCTGTAGGCACAGCGGCCATTTATCGTTTTATAAGACCTGTCTGTTATCAAAACATGCCTCAATCTCTATTGCCTCCAGAATTAAAAGATAAAAACACACTAAGTATTTACCGGTTAATTAATGGCGAAAGGTCAAATAAAGACATTATTTAG
- a CDS encoding SusD/RagB family nutrient-binding outer membrane lipoprotein, with the protein MIKIFKRLILIICSGCFLTACDKDFEKINTNPYAVTAIDPALLLAGAQRSHIGTWNAEHIIVQQFVVPYNTGANQGFSFGIDIDGNSNPKWDQSYAGGNNGNSPPVKNLIQALNILGPSTTRVNLKSMIRIWKAQVFMGLVDDYGDVPYSDAGKAVSDVIFYPKYDDDAVIYDDLYKELKESIAALSTTGEFISADLFYGANAQPSTKTTNATDQVTKWKKLGNSLLLRLGMRYTRLNPTKAASIVAEAFAGGVMTSNADNAFVKNDGTTFNHGDNAALRNFSHFNYAAEPFVNQLKSTSDPRGKFMIAQYADPGAIANNLTPDVVLANQYGVPIGVTSDQILALGSPYRGGRGSGLNYSQFNVNIIAAPGVPEFWVTYAQTSLLLADAAKRGWIPGLDAQAKIYYDNAIAADMAAYSLYTGTTPITAAEVTAYLANPGVAYTSIDALKLINTQYWIVNIRNGTEAFANFRRSGLPALTPNPVAGDLGSVGFIRRLSYPNLEASANTANYNTAAAAIGGDKLSSRVFWDIP; encoded by the coding sequence ATGATAAAAATATTTAAACGACTCATCCTTATTATTTGCAGCGGCTGTTTTCTTACAGCATGTGATAAGGATTTTGAAAAAATAAACACCAATCCATATGCTGTAACGGCAATTGATCCTGCTCTTCTGCTTGCAGGAGCTCAACGATCCCATATCGGCACATGGAATGCGGAACATATCATTGTTCAGCAATTCGTGGTCCCTTACAATACAGGAGCAAATCAGGGTTTTAGTTTCGGTATCGATATTGACGGAAATAGTAATCCTAAGTGGGATCAATCTTATGCTGGTGGAAATAATGGTAATTCACCACCGGTGAAAAACCTTATTCAGGCATTGAATATTTTGGGGCCTAGTACAACCCGTGTTAATTTAAAGAGCATGATACGGATCTGGAAAGCACAGGTATTTATGGGTTTGGTTGATGACTACGGAGATGTTCCTTACTCCGATGCTGGAAAGGCTGTTTCAGATGTAATATTTTATCCAAAATATGATGATGATGCAGTCATTTATGACGATTTATATAAAGAGCTCAAAGAATCAATAGCTGCATTGAGTACTACTGGTGAATTTATTTCTGCTGATCTTTTTTATGGTGCAAATGCCCAGCCATCAACCAAGACTACTAATGCTACAGACCAGGTGACTAAATGGAAAAAACTAGGTAATTCATTATTGTTACGTTTGGGAATGCGGTACACTAGACTTAATCCTACAAAAGCTGCGAGCATTGTAGCAGAAGCATTTGCTGGTGGAGTGATGACTTCAAACGCGGATAATGCGTTTGTTAAAAATGATGGAACAACATTTAACCATGGGGATAATGCGGCATTGCGAAACTTCTCTCACTTCAACTATGCTGCAGAGCCTTTTGTTAATCAATTAAAATCAACCTCCGATCCGCGTGGCAAGTTCATGATAGCACAATATGCAGATCCGGGTGCTATTGCAAACAATCTTACTCCCGATGTTGTTTTAGCTAATCAATATGGGGTACCTATTGGAGTTACCAGTGACCAGATTTTAGCTCTGGGCAGCCCTTACAGAGGCGGGAGGGGATCAGGACTTAATTATTCACAGTTTAACGTAAATATAATTGCCGCACCTGGAGTTCCGGAGTTTTGGGTAACTTATGCACAAACATCTCTATTGCTGGCAGATGCAGCTAAGAGAGGTTGGATTCCCGGTCTTGATGCGCAGGCCAAGATATATTACGACAATGCGATTGCTGCAGACATGGCAGCCTATTCTCTATACACTGGCACCACTCCTATCACTGCTGCAGAAGTTACTGCATATTTAGCTAACCCCGGAGTGGCATATACATCTATCGATGCACTTAAGCTGATCAATACTCAATACTGGATCGTTAATATCAGGAACGGGACAGAAGCATTTGCGAACTTTAGAAGAAGCGGGTTACCTGCTTTAACTCCTAATCCTGTAGCCGGGGATCTTGGCAGTGTTGGTTTTATAAGGAGGCTATCTTATCCTAATCTTGAAGCATCTGCAAATACAGCGAACTATAACACGGCAGCTGCAGCTATTGGTGGAGATAAATTATCATCAAGAGTATTTTGGGATATCCCTTAA
- a CDS encoding SusC/RagA family TonB-linked outer membrane protein, translating to MLLAFSPGYSRLCFLISSFFLITVGVYAQTVKGTVSDENGKKLSAVTVSVKGGSAGTTTDASGNYSIAATSNAILLFSFVGYTSQEISVNSRSSIDVTLISDVQNLGEVVVTALGISRNTRKLGYATTSVHTDELIKNRTSNIGESLEGRVAGLNITPPAAGAGSSNQIRIRGQVGFAGADNSPLLVINGLPMDQGARGNEGNNPSRDRGDNFANINPDDIESMTVLKGAAAAALYGSRAARGAIIITTKSGQKNQGIGVDFTSSYTTSQALNFMDEIVQTEYGQGQGGVKFTTAAQIQGNGQFGWGAKLDGQPTINFDGVMRPYSAYPYQLFDFLQTGTNLTNTLGLSGGNANGSFRASISTTNADGIVPSNEYKRRIFNVGIQHTVVKNLKLQLNVNYADEDYINPPQIGTQGDGAVNFFNRMPISTPIDAYREHAKDPATGAEWRTSGFQGTVNNPFFPLQYGQKFKEDRNRLLGTATLRYDITNWLFAQGRFNYDRGTNFSESYALNGTGSNTVVATTTPTLTYRGNYNVSNTTTTDINADFLIGSSNKFGKFSADFSFGGNTLRSEFKNMSQSATNFTVPDLYSYRNGTVKGAGDGFNYSQQRVNSLYGSAEIGYNGFLFINATGRKDWFSILDPANNNKFYPSVSASFVFSELLKNMSWLSYGKLRASWAQVGSVALVNPYDGVLTYGLGANLFNSQTLASVNGTGAPNPSLQPFTVTEKEIGLETRLFKNRLLLDIAVFDKVTTDQIIDVNLSTASGYATSKQNEASLKNSGLETLIEFKAVQTKDFSWTTSWNNAYLETKVLDVGNPSGTILLLYFNGTGNEFLGEIRYTEGLGMNQLYTRTYRKNTKGEILVGNNGFPLASNTNPPGITGGFNPLGSSIPKFTGGWNNTLTYKNLSLGIHIDYKFGGTVLSSTLLNMTRQGHSQLSLTGREGGYIFPGVNVNTGLANTVVVTTAGNGLQNLWTGYRNDQIGDPFTFKSDFVKLRNISLAYNFSELIKKVAVLKFVKGLSLSASCRNAAILYKDLPGLDPEAIQSSGDIRSGYENSSLPTTRNYNLTLNVKF from the coding sequence ATGCTGCTGGCATTTTCGCCAGGTTATTCCCGTTTATGTTTTCTGATTTCATCTTTCTTTCTTATTACTGTTGGCGTATATGCTCAAACAGTAAAGGGAACTGTCAGCGATGAAAATGGAAAAAAGCTTTCTGCTGTCACTGTATCGGTAAAAGGTGGTTCTGCAGGCACTACAACTGATGCTTCCGGAAACTATTCAATTGCTGCTACATCCAATGCAATTTTATTATTTAGCTTCGTTGGGTATACTAGCCAGGAAATATCGGTAAATAGCCGAAGCTCTATCGATGTCACTTTGATATCCGATGTACAAAACCTGGGCGAAGTAGTTGTTACTGCTTTAGGCATCAGTCGGAACACAAGGAAACTGGGCTATGCTACAACATCTGTCCATACAGATGAATTAATTAAGAACAGAACTTCTAACATTGGTGAATCCCTGGAAGGAAGAGTAGCGGGTCTGAATATAACACCTCCGGCTGCCGGCGCCGGCTCCAGTAATCAGATACGCATACGTGGACAAGTTGGTTTTGCCGGAGCTGATAATTCTCCTCTCTTAGTCATCAATGGCCTCCCAATGGATCAGGGTGCGAGGGGTAATGAGGGAAATAATCCATCACGTGACCGTGGTGATAATTTTGCCAACATTAACCCGGATGATATTGAAAGCATGACTGTCTTGAAAGGGGCTGCTGCCGCTGCGCTTTACGGTTCAAGAGCTGCTCGTGGTGCGATAATCATTACCACTAAGTCCGGTCAAAAAAACCAAGGTATCGGAGTTGATTTTACTTCCAGCTATACTACTTCACAAGCTTTGAATTTTATGGATGAGATCGTCCAGACTGAATATGGTCAGGGGCAAGGCGGAGTCAAGTTTACAACCGCCGCGCAGATTCAAGGCAATGGTCAGTTTGGATGGGGTGCGAAACTAGATGGTCAACCTACTATTAATTTTGATGGGGTTATGAGACCCTACTCTGCTTATCCTTACCAACTTTTTGACTTTTTGCAAACAGGAACAAATCTTACTAATACACTTGGATTGTCGGGTGGTAATGCGAACGGAAGTTTCAGGGCGTCTATCTCAACCACGAATGCTGATGGAATTGTACCAAGCAATGAATATAAAAGAAGAATCTTCAACGTGGGAATACAACACACAGTAGTTAAAAACCTCAAATTGCAATTAAACGTCAACTATGCAGATGAGGATTATATTAACCCCCCGCAAATTGGGACACAGGGTGATGGCGCTGTAAATTTCTTTAACAGGATGCCTATTTCTACTCCGATTGATGCTTATAGGGAACATGCAAAGGATCCTGCTACAGGGGCTGAATGGAGAACCAGCGGATTCCAGGGTACAGTTAATAACCCATTCTTTCCATTGCAATACGGCCAAAAATTTAAGGAGGACAGAAATCGTCTTCTCGGAACGGCTACATTACGTTATGATATTACAAACTGGCTCTTTGCACAAGGCAGGTTTAACTACGATCGTGGCACTAACTTCTCTGAGTCGTATGCCCTGAACGGTACAGGCTCCAACACGGTAGTTGCCACTACTACTCCCACTTTAACATACAGGGGTAATTATAATGTAAGCAATACTACTACTACCGATATAAATGCTGATTTTCTTATCGGTAGCAGCAATAAGTTTGGAAAATTCTCTGCTGACTTCAGTTTCGGTGGAAATACTTTGAGATCGGAGTTCAAGAACATGAGTCAGTCTGCCACTAATTTTACTGTTCCTGATCTTTATTCTTATAGGAATGGTACAGTCAAGGGTGCAGGTGATGGTTTTAACTATAGCCAACAACGTGTCAATTCACTTTATGGTTCGGCTGAAATAGGATACAATGGTTTTTTATTCATCAATGCTACAGGAAGAAAAGATTGGTTTTCCATACTTGACCCTGCCAATAACAATAAATTTTATCCATCCGTATCGGCTAGTTTTGTTTTCTCAGAGCTATTAAAGAATATGAGCTGGCTTTCTTATGGAAAATTAAGAGCTTCATGGGCGCAGGTAGGTAGTGTTGCTTTAGTGAACCCCTATGATGGTGTTCTGACTTATGGGCTTGGGGCAAATTTATTTAATAGCCAGACTTTAGCAAGCGTTAATGGCACAGGTGCCCCTAATCCATCGTTACAGCCATTTACCGTGACGGAAAAAGAAATAGGTCTAGAAACGAGATTGTTTAAAAACAGGTTGTTGCTGGATATCGCTGTATTTGATAAAGTAACCACGGATCAAATAATAGATGTCAATCTTTCCACTGCATCCGGATATGCCACTTCAAAACAAAACGAGGCCTCATTAAAGAATAGTGGTTTGGAAACGCTGATTGAATTCAAAGCTGTACAAACAAAAGATTTTAGTTGGACAACTTCCTGGAACAACGCCTATCTTGAAACGAAAGTCCTGGATGTGGGCAACCCAAGCGGAACCATACTGTTGCTTTATTTTAACGGCACAGGTAATGAGTTCCTCGGCGAAATAAGGTACACAGAAGGTTTAGGAATGAACCAATTGTACACAAGAACTTACAGGAAAAATACCAAAGGCGAAATTCTCGTAGGTAATAATGGTTTCCCGCTAGCATCAAATACAAATCCGCCGGGTATTACTGGCGGCTTTAACCCTTTAGGAAGTTCTATCCCTAAGTTCACCGGTGGATGGAATAATACTCTAACCTATAAAAATCTGAGTCTTGGAATACACATTGACTATAAATTTGGAGGTACCGTATTATCTTCTACACTTTTGAATATGACAAGACAAGGACATAGTCAATTGTCGTTGACTGGTCGTGAAGGTGGTTATATATTCCCCGGAGTTAATGTAAATACTGGCTTGGCCAACACCGTTGTGGTCACTACTGCAGGTAATGGTTTGCAGAATTTATGGACAGGCTACAGAAACGACCAGATAGGCGATCCTTTTACATTCAAGTCTGATTTCGTAAAACTTAGAAACATTTCTTTAGCGTATAATTTTTCAGAACTTATAAAAAAGGTAGCTGTACTAAAATTTGTCAAAGGCTTATCCTTGTCAGCCTCTTGTCGTAATGCAGCAATTCTATACAAGGATTTACCGGGTCTTGATCCTGAAGCTATCCAATCATCAGGCGATATCAGGTCTGGCTATGAGAATTCGTCATTACCTACTACACGTAATTACAATCTTACTTTAAATGTTAAATTCTAA
- a CDS encoding helix-turn-helix transcriptional regulator: MGQFLLRHENSPELFQFGQINEFAFIKNSSIRLNSFNNTCSEYLRFYFILDGKFDWVINNENHTLYPTDLAIILPGQELYAEKGYLEIGSIYWLNLHLNIQNSETKNSLGKWSNISSPELISIKKILFLNNMPVVSKLQDAGSVFLLLRNELFNQEIGYVTRVNHLLDELLILVTRKLSQQNISQRDFPQTFLKLEEALRKDLSHHWTVEEMAAFVGLGTTAFGDKVKSFSGFSPMSYLINIRISEAIKLLKKPEANVTNIALETGFYSSQHFATTFKKLTGYTPSQFRRNNI, from the coding sequence ATGGGCCAATTTCTATTACGACATGAGAATTCTCCTGAGTTATTTCAATTTGGGCAAATAAATGAATTTGCCTTTATAAAGAATAGTTCGATAAGGTTGAATTCATTTAATAATACCTGCTCCGAGTATCTGCGTTTTTATTTTATACTTGATGGAAAATTTGATTGGGTTATCAATAATGAAAATCACACCTTATATCCTACTGACCTTGCAATTATTCTACCGGGGCAGGAGCTATATGCTGAGAAAGGTTATCTTGAAATCGGCTCTATTTACTGGTTGAATCTGCATTTAAATATACAGAACTCCGAAACTAAAAATTCTCTTGGCAAATGGAGTAATATTTCCTCGCCAGAACTTATTTCTATCAAAAAAATATTGTTTCTGAACAATATGCCTGTTGTTTCAAAATTGCAAGATGCAGGATCAGTTTTTCTTCTGTTACGCAATGAATTGTTCAACCAGGAAATTGGATATGTAACACGGGTAAATCATTTGCTTGACGAATTATTAATCCTGGTTACCAGAAAGCTTTCCCAACAAAATATTTCTCAGCGAGACTTCCCTCAAACATTTTTGAAATTGGAAGAAGCTTTGCGTAAAGACCTGTCCCACCACTGGACTGTGGAAGAAATGGCAGCATTTGTGGGATTGGGTACTACTGCATTCGGCGATAAAGTAAAAAGTTTTTCCGGGTTTTCGCCAATGAGTTATCTGATTAACATCAGGATTTCAGAAGCGATTAAATTATTAAAAAAACCAGAAGCGAATGTGACAAATATTGCACTTGAAACAGGATTTTATTCGTCACAACATTTTGCCACAACATTTAAAAAGCTGACAGGCTACACACCGAGTCAGTTCAGGAGAAATAATATCTAA
- a CDS encoding gluconokinase has product MPAKKTCIIAIEIGTNAVRVVAFDLSGNTIASMKGSYPTFHSQPDYSEQDPEQIFITMLYVLKNLLNEYIHPHKIKVASICFSASMHSVLAIDKSGIPLGNAVIWADNRAKKEAQKLKNSSASKIIYTATGTPMHPMSPLFKIAWFKNNDKERFKQASKFIQLKTYIIQQLTGEYLIDYSLASATGLLNIHKVKWEPEALLYAGINPGMLAEVVPIFASAGKLKNAYQSSLGINGDTKIIVGSSDGCLATLGSGVWDGRKATITIEDSGAVRVIGKKVLNDKKQRFFNYLLTENYYVSGGPTNSGGVIFEWFAKQFGDFKNPYDIEHTMDELIAVATKVGAGSDGLIFLPYLLGERAPIWDANARGVYFGINIKHERQHFIRAVIEGILYEIYSIGKILEEQCKINSLSINGSFATIPLCAQIIADIFNKPVGISQHNYSVGIGAYLLSAIEMGIYNNLDEAAKSITLTEQYFPKNNLHGIYMKHFEIFEKLSTKLKDDFENVVKLQ; this is encoded by the coding sequence ATGCCAGCCAAAAAAACTTGCATTATTGCTATAGAGATTGGAACAAATGCTGTTAGAGTAGTTGCTTTTGATCTTTCAGGAAATACCATTGCATCTATGAAAGGTTCTTATCCGACATTTCATTCTCAACCTGATTATAGCGAGCAGGATCCTGAACAGATTTTTATAACTATGTTATATGTATTGAAGAATTTGCTGAATGAGTATATTCATCCGCATAAGATCAAAGTGGCTAGCATATGTTTCAGTGCTTCAATGCATAGTGTACTAGCAATCGACAAGAGCGGAATCCCATTAGGTAACGCAGTGATTTGGGCAGATAACCGAGCTAAGAAAGAAGCACAAAAACTGAAAAATTCTTCCGCAAGCAAAATTATTTATACAGCTACAGGAACCCCTATGCATCCCATGTCGCCACTTTTTAAAATAGCCTGGTTTAAGAACAACGATAAAGAGAGGTTTAAGCAGGCGAGTAAATTCATTCAATTAAAAACTTATATTATCCAGCAGCTTACCGGTGAATATCTGATTGATTACAGTTTGGCATCTGCTACAGGGTTACTAAACATTCATAAAGTAAAATGGGAGCCTGAAGCATTGCTATATGCGGGCATTAATCCGGGTATGCTTGCTGAGGTTGTACCCATTTTTGCATCTGCCGGAAAGCTTAAAAATGCATATCAAAGTTCATTAGGAATTAATGGAGATACAAAGATTATTGTGGGTTCAAGTGATGGATGTCTTGCAACACTTGGTTCTGGTGTATGGGATGGACGTAAGGCAACTATAACAATTGAAGACAGCGGAGCAGTCCGTGTGATAGGTAAAAAAGTACTGAATGATAAGAAACAGCGGTTTTTCAATTATCTGCTCACGGAAAATTATTATGTGTCTGGCGGGCCAACAAACAGCGGGGGTGTTATTTTCGAATGGTTTGCAAAACAGTTTGGTGATTTTAAGAATCCATACGATATAGAGCATACAATGGATGAGCTCATTGCAGTGGCAACTAAAGTTGGTGCCGGCTCTGATGGTCTTATTTTTCTTCCTTATTTACTTGGAGAAAGGGCACCGATATGGGACGCAAATGCAAGGGGTGTTTATTTTGGTATTAATATTAAACATGAACGCCAACATTTTATCAGGGCGGTAATTGAAGGTATTTTATACGAGATATACAGTATTGGAAAAATACTGGAAGAGCAGTGCAAGATCAACAGCTTGTCAATCAACGGAAGCTTTGCAACTATTCCCCTGTGTGCACAAATTATTGCTGATATTTTTAATAAGCCTGTCGGCATTAGCCAACATAATTATAGTGTAGGGATTGGAGCCTATTTGCTGAGTGCTATTGAAATGGGTATTTACAATAATCTTGATGAGGCGGCAAAAAGCATTACGTTAACAGAACAATATTTTCCTAAAAACAACCTTCATGGAATTTATATGAAGCATTTTGAAATTTTCGAAAAACTTAGTACTAAGCTTAAAGATGATTTCGAGAACGTCGTCAAACTGCAATAA
- a CDS encoding bile acid:sodium symporter family protein — protein sequence MATLKKSFYTTCYIVAIILLLAFAFASYQKMHSWGGCLLALFFVSLAIAFRGSRMFKGYWYSVVILAVATLAMYFPQYFKTVGGKEASFFIPILLQVIMFGMGTELSLKDFARVMRMPKGVIVGIVCHYTIMPLVGFTIAHLFNFPGEIAAGIILIGCCPSGLASNVMCYLAKANLALSVSVTTVSTLLAPFLTPLLMKLLGGSYIKIDLWAMVWDITKIVIIPIAAGLAFHYIVRGKVKWLDKVMPVISMIGIALVLLVITAAGRDNLLKVGGLLIVATFIHNMGGYFLGYWSARLLKFPERDCRTIALEVGMQNAGLASALAKSMGKIATVGLASVIFGTMMNVTGSSLASWWHNRTPGDEPPEKELL from the coding sequence ATGGCTACTTTAAAAAAATCATTTTATACCACTTGTTACATAGTAGCAATAATTTTATTATTGGCTTTTGCTTTTGCCAGCTACCAGAAAATGCATAGTTGGGGTGGATGTTTACTGGCTTTATTTTTTGTAAGTCTTGCCATAGCGTTCAGAGGAAGCAGGATGTTTAAAGGTTACTGGTACAGTGTAGTGATTCTTGCCGTGGCTACTTTAGCAATGTATTTTCCGCAATACTTTAAAACAGTTGGTGGAAAAGAAGCTTCATTTTTTATTCCGATTCTGTTGCAGGTGATTATGTTTGGAATGGGAACAGAATTAAGCCTTAAAGATTTTGCAAGGGTGATGCGAATGCCTAAAGGAGTAATCGTCGGCATCGTATGCCATTATACAATTATGCCATTAGTTGGTTTTACAATAGCTCACCTTTTTAATTTTCCCGGTGAAATTGCAGCAGGAATTATTTTGATTGGCTGTTGCCCCAGTGGCCTTGCCTCAAATGTTATGTGCTATCTGGCCAAGGCTAATCTTGCCTTGTCGGTTTCGGTTACAACTGTCTCTACATTATTAGCACCGTTCTTAACTCCATTACTGATGAAATTGCTTGGTGGTAGTTATATAAAAATAGATCTATGGGCAATGGTTTGGGATATAACAAAGATTGTGATAATCCCTATCGCAGCAGGACTCGCATTTCACTATATCGTTCGGGGAAAAGTAAAATGGCTAGATAAAGTAATGCCGGTTATTTCAATGATAGGTATTGCATTGGTGTTACTTGTTATTACCGCGGCTGGACGAGATAATTTATTAAAAGTAGGAGGGCTATTGATAGTAGCCACATTTATACACAACATGGGCGGTTATTTTCTTGGTTATTGGTCGGCTCGTCTATTGAAATTTCCGGAAAGGGATTGCCGGACAATTGCTTTGGAAGTAGGTATGCAAAATGCCGGGCTTGCTTCAGCACTTGCTAAGAGCATGGGTAAAATTGCCACTGTAGGATTGGCTTCCGTAATATTCGGAACGATGATGAACGTAACTGGCTCATCGCTGGCAAGCTGGTGGCACAACCGGACACCAGGAGATGAACCACCAGAAAAAGAACTGTTATGA
- a CDS encoding RraA family protein, which yields MIRYLLLFLITISVGLKSNSQQVQISKEELIALTPEWKGERFPDGRPKVPDDIIRRMKSVSVEEAWATLSNAGYRYQIAEGWEVINPDSVLVGRAVTTTFMPGRPDVWKAIDSFGKKEGRRAQNVWAVEMLVKGDVYVADQFGAKRNGPTIGDNVGNAIYARTGNGIVYDGALRDVEGLKEIGGFTSFYTSYDPSYHNPGGGPNRDLTTMIIGINKPTRIRTVTVMPGDVVLGKLGVVVFIPPHLAERVVTTSEIVRLRDMFGHQRLKEGKYTAGQIDTRWSDEIEKDFSKWLNDHINELPVGKAQIQEYLKDRTW from the coding sequence ATGATCAGGTATTTGTTGCTTTTTTTAATAACGATTAGCGTTGGACTGAAATCCAATAGCCAGCAGGTACAAATAAGTAAAGAAGAATTAATAGCACTTACTCCCGAATGGAAAGGCGAACGTTTTCCTGATGGAAGACCTAAAGTGCCAGATGACATTATCCGCAGAATGAAATCAGTGAGTGTGGAAGAAGCATGGGCAACTTTGAGCAATGCAGGTTATCGTTACCAAATTGCAGAAGGATGGGAAGTAATAAACCCCGATAGTGTATTAGTAGGTCGTGCGGTAACTACAACTTTCATGCCCGGACGTCCGGATGTATGGAAGGCCATTGACTCGTTTGGAAAAAAAGAAGGAAGGAGAGCCCAAAATGTATGGGCCGTAGAAATGTTGGTAAAAGGTGATGTATATGTTGCTGATCAGTTCGGAGCTAAAAGAAACGGACCCACGATTGGAGATAATGTAGGCAATGCTATCTATGCCAGAACAGGAAACGGAATTGTATATGACGGTGCATTAAGAGATGTGGAAGGTCTAAAAGAAATCGGCGGATTCACATCTTTCTATACCAGTTATGATCCATCTTATCATAATCCCGGCGGTGGGCCCAATAGAGATTTAACTACAATGATTATAGGTATTAACAAACCCACCCGTATACGCACCGTAACAGTTATGCCCGGTGATGTTGTATTAGGAAAACTAGGTGTAGTTGTTTTCATACCACCACATCTGGCAGAAAGAGTTGTAACTACTTCTGAAATTGTACGACTGAGAGATATGTTTGGGCATCAAAGATTAAAAGAAGGTAAATACACAGCCGGGCAAATTGATACAAGGTGGTCAGATGAGATTGAAAAAGATTTTTCCAAGTGGTTGAACGATCACATCAATGAATTACCTGTTGGAAAAGCACAGATACAGGAATATCTAAAAGACCGTACATGGTAA